One Dictyoglomus thermophilum H-6-12 DNA window includes the following coding sequences:
- a CDS encoding O-antigen ligase family protein, translating to MLIEKLGTVLSSFSYFFQIPFALYLTSKVKNFWEKFFEDRQDKIILGLLFISGIISSLLSVKKLEAFLASLIPFVFVWFYVLGKHSIKLNIKSILYYILIGSSMLGFVLVFSKLLDLSWYIGSFAIFDGKVPRGLVMGVKAQGLALLLEFGILAGLGLLIIEKDKKSIFKILFLLIFCIIGFMIAETRGGILGLIFGFLTILFSEKSFREIKKRLGFVLIILLLLLVLFFTVFNQFSQRLSVALEKGRVGSIYERVYIYLGTLRMIKDHLLFGVGPGCFVYVYPEYALKDFPYIPEELKEELANAVTTHNIYLYFLSGWGIMGTFLFFWWLFRKIYKGMKYEYSFEKHLILAILMVYFGHIILDDLFSIHIPLLIGILNRKGIK from the coding sequence ATGCTTATTGAAAAATTAGGAACGGTATTATCTTCTTTTAGTTATTTTTTCCAAATTCCTTTTGCTCTTTATTTAACTTCGAAGGTAAAGAATTTTTGGGAAAAATTTTTTGAGGATAGGCAAGATAAAATCATTCTTGGTTTATTATTTATATCGGGTATTATAAGCTCTCTCCTCTCAGTTAAAAAGCTTGAAGCCTTTCTTGCTTCTCTCATACCTTTTGTCTTTGTATGGTTCTATGTACTGGGAAAGCACAGTATTAAGTTAAATATTAAGAGTATTTTGTATTATATTTTAATTGGAAGTTCTATGTTGGGTTTCGTGTTAGTTTTTTCAAAGTTATTAGATCTTTCTTGGTATATTGGAAGTTTTGCCATATTTGATGGAAAAGTTCCTCGGGGCTTAGTTATGGGGGTAAAAGCACAAGGTCTTGCCTTACTTTTAGAATTTGGTATTTTGGCAGGGTTAGGTTTATTAATTATAGAAAAAGATAAAAAATCTATTTTTAAAATTTTGTTTTTGCTGATTTTCTGCATAATTGGTTTTATGATTGCAGAGACTAGGGGTGGAATTTTGGGGTTGATATTTGGATTTTTAACCATACTATTTTCGGAAAAATCTTTTAGAGAGATAAAGAAAAGATTAGGATTTGTATTAATCATATTACTTTTGTTATTAGTACTCTTTTTTACAGTATTTAACCAGTTTTCTCAAAGACTTTCTGTAGCTCTTGAAAAGGGTAGAGTAGGTTCTATATATGAGAGGGTATATATTTACTTAGGTACTTTGAGAATGATAAAAGATCATCTACTATTTGGGGTTGGTCCGGGTTGCTTTGTATATGTTTATCCTGAATATGCCTTAAAAGATTTTCCTTATATTCCCGAAGAACTTAAAGAAGAGTTGGCAAATGCGGTGACTACTCATAATATATACCTATATTTTCTTTCAGGATGGGGAATTATGGGGACCTTTTTATTCTTTTGGTGGCTGTTTAGAAAAATTTATAAGGGTATGAAATATGAATACTCTTTTGAAAAGCATTTGATTTTAGCTATTTTGATGGTTTACTTTGGACATATAATTTTGGATGATCTATTTTCTATTCACATTCCTCTTTTAATTGGGATATTAAATAGAAAAGGAATAAAGTAG
- a CDS encoding LamG domain-containing protein, protein MRPNKTTKILILILLIILIAGCTPREIVSVGLEIAKEQVREEAKIREEIRNRYQKAIEIEPEEEIERELHEFLRPIFNSIFGEAKLIDITYTDLPAFGIKAFVPLLTYILPRLVSEDDITKIKASIEDKGYIAKKYESIEGSILLVFGRNGDPLFGVSTTINAQEILAGGSLSKTYIELLFFDDFEDYGLGQEAPFGYWKKKGGGRIEQVVEKNKKLGKVLSFKSLGEKFGVYIDKMWENYFLQFEAKGEDVFAYFKVTKTADAGYYLYSGWMSDIKVVKFSGKDEQVIASVKRTFDYKEWSVFLIKLVGSKISIYVNGVKMIDIVDDDPLLRVGGIGFGGEDWAYVNNVRVFKVK, encoded by the coding sequence ATGAGACCAAATAAGACCACTAAAATTTTAATTCTTATTTTACTTATTATTCTTATTGCAGGATGTACACCAAGAGAAATAGTATCGGTTGGCTTGGAAATTGCTAAAGAACAAGTTAGAGAGGAAGCTAAAATAAGAGAGGAGATAAGAAATAGATATCAGAAAGCTATTGAGATTGAGCCTGAAGAAGAAATAGAGAGAGAGCTACATGAATTTCTTCGTCCTATTTTTAACTCAATCTTTGGAGAAGCAAAACTAATAGATATTACATATACTGATCTTCCTGCTTTCGGAATTAAAGCTTTTGTGCCTCTTTTAACATATATCCTTCCAAGATTGGTTAGCGAAGATGATATTACGAAAATTAAAGCGAGCATTGAAGATAAGGGATATATTGCAAAGAAATATGAGAGTATAGAAGGTAGTATCCTATTAGTTTTTGGCAGAAATGGAGATCCTCTTTTTGGAGTAAGTACTACTATTAATGCTCAAGAAATACTTGCTGGAGGTTCGCTTAGTAAGACTTATATTGAGCTTCTCTTCTTTGATGACTTTGAAGATTATGGGTTAGGTCAAGAAGCTCCCTTTGGTTATTGGAAGAAAAAAGGAGGAGGACGTATAGAACAGGTTGTTGAAAAAAATAAAAAGCTCGGTAAAGTTTTGAGTTTTAAAAGTTTAGGAGAGAAGTTTGGGGTTTATATCGATAAAATGTGGGAAAATTATTTCTTACAATTTGAGGCAAAAGGAGAAGATGTTTTTGCCTACTTTAAAGTAACAAAGACTGCTGACGCAGGTTATTATCTTTACTCTGGATGGATGAGTGATATAAAAGTTGTAAAATTTTCAGGAAAAGATGAACAGGTTATTGCGAGTGTAAAGAGAACATTTGATTATAAAGAATGGAGTGTGTTTCTTATCAAACTTGTTGGGAGTAAAATTTCAATATACGTAAATGGAGTAAAAATGATAGATATAGTTGATGATGATCCACTTTTGAGGGTAGGTGGAATAGGTTTTGGAGGAGAGGATTGGGCTTATGTTAATAACGTTAGAGTTTTTAAGGTGAAGTAA